Within the Photobacterium swingsii genome, the region AGGGTCCGTTGCTATTGTGGCTATTTTAACCTTTATGCTCATCGGATTTTCATTAGCACAATACATTGCCCGCCCTGTCAGTAAACTTCACCAGTGGGCACAGCAATTAACATTAAAAACCATCGCAGACCCTGTACCTGCTTTTGGTTTTCGCGAGCTCGATGAGCTGGCTGAAAAAATTCACACTAACCTACAAAACATCGAAAAAACCTTAAGCCGAGAATCTCAATTCCTTCAGCATGCAAGCCATGAACTGAGAACACCGATTGCCGTCATTTTAAGTAATGCATCCTTAATGGAGCACATGTGGCACGATGCGCCACCAGCTTGCCAGAAGCCGTTAGATCGTATTAACCGTGCGGGACTAACCATGAGCCATTTAACAGAAACCCTACTCTGGTTAACTCGAAATAAAGACTATCAACCCAAGATTGAAACCTTCAACCTCAGCCATTTAACAGAAGAATTAGTAGAAGAACACCAATACTTGTTGGGTGGCAAAGATGTGACAGTAGAATTAGCGCTCTCGTCTGTCACGCAATCACTACCCAAAGTGATGATACGCATCATCATTGCTAACTTGATCCGCAACGCCATGCAACACACAGATAGTGGTCATATTTTGATAAAACTTGAGCAAGAAACCCTAACCATAGTCAATTGGGGGGAGTTATTAACTGGAGAGAAAAGTGATGGTTTTGGTTTAGGCATTAAATTGGTAAAACAGATATGCACTAACCAAGGCTGGCATTATCAACAAGATGTGGTCCACGATGCCTGTACTGTTGAAGTCATATTCACCACAACGAAGCGAAAAGCGTAAGAGCCATCACGTTTCGTTCAGTAAATTGCGCGAAATGAAAACACTAACCAACCCTCTGGCGTTTCCTCACTGTTGGGTTTCCAAGAGGTTGGTTAGTAATAGGTTTTAATAGCGATGCTCAACGAAGCAGATAGAGATTAAAAAACAAAAAAGCCCCCATGCTCAGAATAATAGATAACAACACATTACTGGTTTTCCAGACCAATAAAGCTGTGATTACCGCTGCAAGTAAATAAGGGTTGGTTAAACTCACAGACAATTCCCCCTTAGGAAGGAAAATAATCGGCGCCCAAATAGCCGTTAAAATTGCAGGGCTAGAATAGCTCAGTAACCTTAGAGCATGTTTATTTAGCTTTAATGGTACTCGCGGCTCAAGGAAAACATAACGGCTAAAAAACACGATAGCCGTCATTGCAAGTATCGATAACATTATCATTTCTGTTCTCCATCTGATTGCGTCTCAACGCGTTTCTTAGAAGAAGTTTGGTGCTCATTTCCATTTAGTAACGTCTCGCACATATACCCGGTTACCATTCCAAATATCGATGCAATCATTAAGGCAGCATCAACCTGCATAAGTGTTAAAAGCACAGATACAACTAAAGAGGCACCGACAGAGGCTAAAAGCGGTATCGATTTTATTTGCGGAATAACCAATGCAATAAAGGTCGCGGCAACCGCAAATTCCAACCCCACCTCATTCAAAGAAGGAAACTGACTACCCGCGACAATGCCTACAAAACTCGCCAGATTCCATATTAGGTAAAACGAGCCACCCGCCCCCGCGGCGAACCAAGGGTTAAAGGCTTTATCAGGTTGCCCACCACACACAGCAAACAGCTCGTCAGTAAGCCAAAACCCTAAAATTAAACGCCACCGCATTGGAAGATTACTGATCTTGCCTCTCATAGACACGCTATATAAAAAATGGCGCGAAGTAATGAAAAACGTCGTGACCAACATAGTGCCTATGCCTACACCGGCTTTAAACATCCCCGCAGCCACTAATTGTGCCGAGCCTGCAAACAGTACCGCTGACATCGCCTGTGCTTCGACACCAGATAACCCTGCATCAATAGCGTATGAGCCCGCTAAAATCCCCCAAGGGATCACCGCAATACTCAACGGTAATACCGCTACTACACCTTGCCAGAATGGTGATTTTCTCTCTCTAGATTGCTTGTTTCTTTTGGTGTTGTTTTGAACCACGACTTCACCTTATTGTTTCATTTTATTCATCACTTTCTTCAATCTAGTTTTTGCGGGTAATTTACGATTGTACAAACTTGCTCAGCGCCTTTTTATATACTGGCCAGGTGTATAACCATTGGCTTTTTTAAAATGACGGTGAAAATGACTTTGATCGTGAAAACCGCATTCCTGCGCTGTATCTGAAATGCTATGGCCCTGCTTTAGCAATTTTCTGGCGAATCGTAATCGCGACTGGATTTGGTATGCATGAGGAGGGAGACCGAACTCTTTTTGGAAAGATCGCACCAAATGGTAAGGGCTAATTGCTGCCAATTTAGCCAAGTCATCTAATGACACATCCGCTTGGGGATAATCATCCAGAAACTCTTTTACCAGTAACAGCTGTTTCTGTGCCTTAGTTTCAAAATTGGGATAAAGCCTTGATTTACCATGCTTGCCCATTAACTTAACCAAGGCGCCGTAAATCAAGGTCTCTCTTAATAACCGGTTATCTGAATTTTCTAACGTATTGAAAACAAGGCGGAGTTGATTCGCTAATTCAGGATCGGAAATAACGGCATTCGGGAAATATGGCGCACCATAGTTAGGCAAATAAAGGTCTTTCGTTAGCTGCTCTAATTGCTGTGGGAGCGGATACATAGCGCGGTACGCCCAGCCGCCTTCTGTCGCTGAATGGCCACTATGCACTTCATCGGCATTCACTAGAATAATGGTATCTTGCGGCGCTACATGATGTCCGCCTGTGCGATAAAAACGCTGCGCCCCCGTTTCAATCACCCCTATGGTATAGCCCTCATGACTATGGCGTGAAAAGTTCTGCTTTTCGTATTCGGCATCAAGAATTTCAAGACCACCCAGTTCATCAGTGATCTTATAGTCAGCTCTTTCTTTACTGCTTTTCTTGTTAGCCATTCAATCTCGATTATTTCTCTAAGTTCAACGCAATGTTTCAGCTTCAGTCTAGCGTACACCTCACAGATATTTTTGTACAAAATTGCGCTTTACAGACAAATATCGAACCAAATAAACACCTACACAAGCAAGTAACGTTAGTCTCCTCCATTAATATTAAAAGAATAAGCTCTTACCCTAAGACGAATAAGAGCTGAAACCCTACTATTTCATTTTTTGGCCTGAACGCTGTTGCGCTTTCATTGCCAGTTTTGCTTTTTTACGTTGCTCTATTAATTGCGCAGCATCACCACCAACATGAACTTCTCCACGTGCGATAGACAACTGCACTTGTTTTTCTCGCTCACGAAAACGGGCTTTTTGCTCATCACTGTGCTTATCAACACATTTAGGGCAGCTCACCCCTTTTTCAAAATATTCAGACGCTTGATCAGCACGGGTGATCGGTAAGCGACAAGCATTACACACATCATAATCACTGCGTTCTAGCTGGTGATTAACCGCCACACGCCCATCAAAGACGTAGCAATCCCCTTCCCACATACTTTCTTCTTGTGGGACTTCTTCAAGGTACTTAAGAATACCGCCTTCTAAGTGGTACACTTCATCGAAGCCTTGTTCTTTCAAATAGGCTGTTGATTTTTCACAACGAATACCACCAGTGCAGAACATAGCGACTTTCTTATGCTTGGTTGGATCTAAATTCTCTGCGACATATTGTGGAAATTCGCGGAATGTTTCTGTATTGGGATTCACCGCATTCTTAAAGGTACCAATATCCACTTCGTAATCATTACGCGTATCAACCAGTAGCACTTCTGGATCAGATATCAGATCGTTCCAATCGCTTGGCTTAACGTATGTCCCTACAAGGTTAAGAGGATCGATCCCCTCTACACCCATGGTCACAATTTCTTTTTTTAGTTTTACTTTAGTCCGATTAAAAGGCAGCTCTTTAGTGAACGACTCTTTGTAAACAACATCGGCAAGACGAGTATCTTGCTTAAACCATTGCAGCAAGGCATCAATTGATGATCGCTTACCTGCAACCGTTCCGTTGATACCTTCACTTGCCAGTAGCAAAGTACCGCGAATGTTATTTGCTTCTAGAAGATCCGTGAGTGGCTGCCGAATAGCTTTATAATCGTTAAGCATGACAAATTTATAGAGTGCACATACAACATATTGAGACATGTTTTATCCTTCTGCGGGCTGGAACGTAAATCCAGTGCGGGTCTTTTACAGACTTATTAAAATCACACGAAGTATAACGAAGCATAGCGAGGACAAAAACCAACAAAAAACAGGGCTATATAGCATTACAAATTGCAAGGGTTAGTAATCTAAAGATAAGTAATAAGCACTGAGTCAGTATATTAACAACCATAACTTTAGCACTAAACTAACATGGGTCAGGCTATGTTATTTAGTAAAGAATAACTCTACCGAAGCAACACACACCTGACCCAAATTGTTCCAAACCAACAGTTAATTCAGTTAACCGCCTACATTAAAATCACCAAGACGAGAGTCAAATAAATTATCATTTGATGCTGCCTCCGCTGACTCTATTTGTGAAACATTAATCTGACTACCGTCTTCCGTAGGTTGAAGTACTTTCAAACCATTAATACCTTGAGTATACAAGAGGGAGAAGTTACGAGTTTCATCGTACCACTGCCAAATAAGGTTATTGTTATTCGTCGTGCGTGAACAATCTGCAATCGACAATTGCTCCTGCTGAGTTGATAAACACTTATTAATGTCTTTAGCATACACATACTTTTTATTATTCGGCGTATAATAGAAAAGCTGGCGTGTATCTTCTTTTTTACAATCGGAAAGCGAAACGAAATTATCCGGTTTTACCGTCAAGCATTGTGATTGACGGTCTGATCCTTTTAAGGACGATAATGTTACAGGTTGAGCACCAGAGAATATTGAACTGTTCCAATCAACAGTAAATTGAGTAGATTTACTATATTGATGTAATCTGAACTTTTTATCATATGGATTGTAACCAGCTTGTGAACCATGGTAATAAAGCCGTCCAGCAGCCCAATAGCTATACCCGAGGACATTCATCCCTGTCACAGTGGCCTTTATGTTCAGCGTTGATAGCCCAGTTTTATAATATGGGCTGGCATATGTTGAAGAGAAAACGGGCACAAAACCATTTGAATATGGTGTTCCTTCCAATTTACTTAAATCAAGAGGATCATCGTAGGAGCTACTCGCGTAATTCCAGCACCAGTTTTCTGTATTCTTCAACAGGTTACAATACCCCTTGTAATCCGTAATATGAGAACCGTAACGTTTATTACGATAAGTGATATTAAATGACTGAGTTCCATTACTTACATCAAACCCCATGTAGTCACCATTTTCGTAAGTCACCGTCTCTGATGTTTTCACACCTACAGACTTAATAGGTACCTTAGGGATACTAATGCCTATATTAATATCGACAGTTGAGGTTTTACTGAACTTAGAAAGGTTCTTATCGGTATTTTTCGGCACAAAGTCATAGAGCTCAATATCACTATCTTGTAGAGAGGTACTGATTGAAACTTGGTCGAGATAATCAGGGTAAGAGTAATAACGCGACTGATGCGCGGCGTAACCATCCTGAGTCCAACTCCGAGGCCACTCACCTGTCGCATGAAAGTTAACACCAGGACTCTTCACTAAGCTCACTCTCACGAACTTCTTATTGTCAGGGGAAATTTGGCCAAATTGGTGAAAGAATGGATAACGTGAAAAAAAATCCAGCTTATATTCAAATACTGCTTTCTGACTACCATTGAAACGCTCTGTATTTGAAAAAGGGATTTCTTCTCTCACATATTTCGTTGTTACCATGTTTTGTTGTGAGCTATTACCGCTCATATTTACAGAGCGCGCGTACCTGCGATGCGAAGCTGTGTTGGAAGAAGTATGGCTTTGTAGCGGTTTATCGATTTCAGAGAGAAGCTTATCCGGTTTTATCTCATCAAATAAGCTAATTACACTTTCAGTTTGACTATAAGGGTTTTTGATAAGTACATAAGGATGTTCAAAGCCAACACCAATCAAGTGAGCAGTTTTCTCTTTTCTTTTTTGTACATCCACTGTGGAAGAATTGATAAAAATATATTGGTCACAACCGATCGGAATAGGTTTCTCATCTTGGTTTGAAAGATCAACAAAGCACCTTTCATCATATGAGATTGCACCAGTGAGAATTGACTGAATTTCTTCATTACTCATATTTTGTGCAAATGAGCTCGAAGCAAACAGCAAGCTAAAAGAGCCTAACGCCATTACAGTTTTCATTTTGGTTTCCATAATAAATAATATTTAATATGATGCATCAGTTGAACATCACAATTTTATTAGTATCACAGTTATAAATTTATCTTTATAAAAGTTTTTATTGATGTGCAATAAATCAAATACCAAACGTTTGCTATTTTAATGCAGATGACTTATACCAATTGTCCTTTGCTGTTCAAGCACAATTATTTTGTATTAGTAACTTTAAAGTAAAATATCTTATCTACTTTTAATCCAATTTATTTAACCCGAAATCACTATGATGTTTTTACCCAATGATACGATACTTTATAAATAACATATTACGTTATTACTATACGGTACAACTTTAGTGATTTTATAATCATATCATCCCTCTTTAAATATTTATAAATACTGACCTTTAAAATAACTATTTCCCTGAAGGTAAATATCCACTTCATCATTCCTATAAACTTAGCGCTATTTCTGTAACGACGAACTGCTCCGTTTTGAGCCTGTCAGCTAGAATTATGGAATGCAATCATCCTTTTTACTGACGTTAGCTCTAAGGTTAGTCTTGATACAGCACTCTCAACAACAGCTAACAAAGCCCGTAGACCAACTCACATTCATCCAAAGTATCTTTGACACCTTGGTGCAGCACTATGGTGATTATGTTTGGTGGCCGAACGATAACCCGTACGAAATCATGCTAGCTTCTATCTTGGTGCAAAATACGAACTGGAAGAATGCCGATAAAGCGCTGAGTAATCTAGCTGAGAATAAATTCCCGCAACATATCGCAGCCATGTCATTAGAGGAATTAGCACAAACCATTCGATCCAGTGGTTACTACAATCAAAAAGCCATTAAGCTAAAATCGATGACGGCTTGGTTTAAGGGTTACCAATACGATATCAACAAAGTGCGTGCACAAGATAAAGTAACTCTGCGCAAAGAGTTATTAAGCGTGAAAGGGATTGGTGGCGAAACTGCAGACGTTATTTTAGTGTATGCGATTGGTAAGCCATCTTTTGTTATTGATGCTTATACGCGTCGTATCTTTGAGAGAAATGGCCTTACTGTTCCTAAAAGCTATGAACGATTTCACGATTTAATGGAGCAAGCTATTCCTCTTGATACGGCTCGCTATGCTTTGTACCACGGCTTGATGGTCGACCATGGACAAGCCTTTTGTAACCCCAAACCTAAGTGCCAGCACTGCCCTCTTAGATTGACCTGTGTAACTGGGCAATCGCATTTAGCCGATACGTCTAAACCAATATTTCTTGATCAAAAGAAATAGACTCAACCTTACTTTATTCCAAATAAAAAAGGCTTCCCTACAGAAGCCTTTTGCTATCATTTTCGAAAATCGCCGATTATACCCACCGGAAAGAAAGCCATCTTAATGAAGGGCCAACCAACAATAACGAAGTAAATGCTATCTATACTTATTCTTTGAGCACTGTGGGCTAATCTCCGTCCCGATAACGTTTTTCGGCTTCATCTTGCGGTTCAAATTCATCACAGACGATAGGCGTTACTTCGTCAGTACTGAACTTGATCATCGCAGGGACAGAGTAATTAGGCACATTGTCATAACTAAACACCGAGTAGTATTTAGGAATGTTTGCATTGCCGAACCGGTCAAAGGTATAGCTATCTTTGCCCGCATACAGCTTCACGCCATCTAAAGGTGTTCGTGGTGGATGGAAGCTATTACGTACCACATACGCACCAACAAAGTCTGGATGGTCCGGATTATCCCAGGTGAGTTTTACCGCCCCATCTTGCAGCTGAGCTTCTAGGTTTTGCGGCACATCCAATGCTTGATGACGACGTTGAATGTAATCAATCACCAGTTGTGGTCTGTGCTCACCTTCCAAACCATGCCAATCGATAATAGCTTCTCTTTGACGCGAAGCTGATGTAGCGCGAATGATCAATGTGACATGCTTACCATCCGCATGAAGTTGCTCTAAGTATTGCCGTGCAGAACTGTCGAACATAAAGCGCTGACGTGGTGCTTTCGCCAAATCCTCGCTACTCACTTCATAGCCAATAAACTCAATTTTCTCTCTGTGCTTCACGCTGTAATAATCAAGACTATCAAGCTCGGCCATTTCAACAGTGAAACGCATAGGTTGTTCAACTCCCACCAGCGATCCACTTTCAATTTCAAAGTAAGCTTGGGTTATCGCAATGTCTGTATTATTGCTAATACACGATAGCGAAAAGCCAACCTGACCAAACACGGTTTCACCTTGGTAATCAAAGCCAGAGCGCAGCTCTGCAGGGTAATGCGCTTCTTGCTCTATGGTATGGCAATCCGTCGCGCTCAGTGCCACTTGATAAGGTTTGCGGGTATAGATCAGATCTAGCGTTGGTCGGTAATGGATCCCGCCACCAAAGCGCCCGTAGCCAATATCAAATTGCATCATCTGCGAATCGTTACAAAGAGGCAAAGTGTCAGGCCCTTGAATACGTAACAATAAACGTCCTTTCACCAATTGCTCTTCGATTAGCCGTTTCTCTAATGCACTAAAGCGCCAATCTTTCCAGATCCCTTGAGTAAGTTGATCCGAGTCGATGGCATTGCCTAGTGTTTGCAATGGCGTCGCAGATCGAATCTCATCAAAATTGGTAATGTCGCAAATATCATCTGGATTCAGAATAGACACTGACCATTCGCCATAATTTTCAATTTTGGCGCCAACACGATTCATGGGATATAGCGAAAATACAGCATCTTTGATAATGGCATCATCAGGTAATCGGTCGAGATTAAAATCGATCACGCCATAACACACCCCTTTGGTTTTATTCACGCCAATAAAGAGTGAATTGTAGCCAAAGTGCTCGCGGTTATTAGCTTGAGTCAGCTCGCCGACATAGCCAATTTGTTCTGGGTTTGGGAATAAAGTGAACGCAAACTCATCTTTTTCTAAGCTCGTTTTAATTTTCACTTCCGGTGCAAAAGGCGATTTAATCCGACTGATACGGTTCACTTTGCGCAAGTTATAAAAATAACGATGCCCCGATTTTAACTGTTTGTCTGTGTATTCATTTTGTGACGTTATCGCAATAAGATTTTCACGAGTACACTGGTATTTCGGTGATTCACTGCGGTAGATTTGGTAATAACACCCTTCATCATTATTTGATAAAGGAACATTGCTATTGCCTTCATGCAGGCGATCATCTGTTATGTCATCCCAACTCAAAACCACTTGATTGGATGAAACCTCTTTGATGGTAAAGTTATCAGGGCGTTTAGGGGCAAGATCCGAGTAATTAATTGCCGTGCTTAATGCATACAACAAAGCCGGAATGTTTTCGTCGACACTTTGCGACATATTGATCAAGTAATCTGGAATATTACGACTTCCCACCTCGACCACAGAAGATAAAATGCCGCGATCATAGTAATATTCTCGCCCACTGCCGTGAATCAAATTCGCAGGTGGCTTCCCACGATGAATACCGTACTGGCGCTTCGTCACTTTATAGATTTCATTCGCCATGTTGGCGCACATAATATTGAGATCTGTGCCTTCAATTTCGGCTTCATGATTAAATTTATGCGCAGGAAAAAAAACGTTGCCTTGGGAGTGGTAATCTAATGCGATCCGAATATTACTATGGCTTTCAACAAACCCTTTAATGGCCGAAGTTTCTGGTTCAGAAAATGCAGCAGGGCCACCGTAAATATTAGATTGCGTATTGGTTGTTCGTTTAAAGTTGATCCCAAAGTTTCGATTTAGATCGACCCCAAAAGTACCGTCTCCATTATCTCGCCTATTTTTACGCCAGAATGAAAAATGCTGGCGTGAATACTCAAAACCATCTGGGTTTAAACACGGCACCATATAAAGTGTATTACGAGTTAGCGCTTCAACTACATCAGGGTTACTTGGGTAGTTATCTAACAAGTACTGCACAAAATTAACCGCTAGCTCAATCCCAATCCATTCTCTTGCATGGATAGTTCCCGTATATAACAGTGCTGGTTTCAGATCCGCATAGGCGACATCTTGCGATACTGTCACCATCATGATCGGACGCCCTTCATGGGTTTCACCGATACTTTCTAAGCGGATCAAGTTCGGGTGCTTTTCCATTGCTTGGGCGAGAAAGTCTATAGTGTCTTGATACGACAAATATTGCTTTTTCATCATTTATCCCTAGTTGAGAAGCTCACACTCACGCCACTGGCAGAGGATAGCATCCAGCTTTTTCTGCTTTAAATTTCGGAATGTCATGAGCTGTTCTGGCTGATCGTTCAAAATACGTAAAGTGCCATCGACACCTAAGGTATCAACAATCTCGGTGGCTAAACCGTGACCTATCCCTTTTACCGACATGAAAAATTTGACTAATTGTTGCGGCTCCACAACCAAAGCCTGTTGCGTGTCATCCGTTGTATCTTGGGGATCGGTGCCACCTTGAATGTCATCAACACAATTGTTCAAGCGGCTAAGATCTTCAATCCCAGTGTCTAGGTTAAACTCTGACAGGTTAAGTTCAGACAAATCACGCCCATCTATTGGGTTCTTTTTAGCTTGCTCTATCGTTTGTCCAAAATATGAATGTTTAAGTTTTCCTTTGTTCATATCTTGAAAGTTCCATGCTTCACTTGGCCACTCTTCAGCCTGTTCGTGATAAGTATTTAACAACGAATAATGCTCGTCAGCCGGTGCGTATTCACCGGTATCCGTTGATTCACTCGCATGACCAAATTGAATATGGCGCATAGTACGCAGTAACGATGAATCCACTTTACCCAACTCTTCCCAATTACGATCAGCAAAATACGGTTTATTAAATTGCTCAGGGGCGAGTTGCCACATTAAGTATTGACCGATCCAATCTCGGATATACGGGAAAGCAGCAAAGGCGGTGGCACATTCTAAAATGGTGTACTCATCTTTGGTGCTCACGGCAATGTCGCACGCCCAGTATTCAGCTTGGGCCGCTTTTGATACACGCACCGCTAAGTCCAGAACTTCGCGTGGGACATCTTGATAATCCATACTGCCGCCTTGACTCGTATTGGTTAACCATTCCCCTTCAGGTGGTCGACGCCAAAACGCACAGACAGGCTGGTGGCCCACCAGCATCACGCGAATATCCGCTTTCATAGGCACAAAGTCTTGAATATAGGCAGGAAAATAACGGCGCTCTGAGAACAAGCGAACGGCTTCATCAAGAGTATCAACCTTATGAACGAAATAGCCGCCATAGTTTGAAGGACCGTAAGAGCGTTTTACAATCTTAGGGTATTCAGCGTCTCGCAAGTAGGCCAAGGCTTCATCTGGCTGATAGAAAATGTGTGTTTTGGGGATCGGCAGTTGGTACTTTTCGCAAAAATGAGTCACATTTTCTTTCGACTTATTACTGAACTGGCTATCTAGCGAAGGGATAAAAGTGACGTCCGGTAAAGCCCTTGCAATATCACGAAAGGTTTCGTATGCCGTTGCAGGGATATTACCAATCAGCACATCAATCTTCTTCTGCTTCACTTCATTGATGAAACGCTGCTTATCATTACCCCAATGATAAATCACTTGTTCAATCTTATCTGGCCACCCTTGGAAATTAGAGCGATCAAAAAAACGTAAGACATGATCTAAGTAAAGCATCCCAATTTTTGGCAATTGTGGTTTCAATAAACTCATAACGCTTTGTCCTTAATAATAGCAGCCGCACTTCCAGTCAAATCAGCATTAAATATATCGTTCACAGCCGATGGCATAGTGATAGGTTTCTCTATCTCCAGTCCTATTTCGCTAGATACAGTCGGGAGATCAACACGATGACGAATTGTCCGGTCAATCAAATCGCAGAGGTAATCTATTTTGGTATTGTTAAAGTCGAGTCCAAATTGTTCTTGATCGGGTGTTGCAAAGGCAGGAATACCATTGACTTCAAGCACCACATATTCTTGATGCTCGATATCGTAAATAATGTCGACCCCAGCAACTTCTAAGCCCGTAATATTGGCAGCTTTTAACGCAAGGTCGATCACCTCTTGCGTCGGTTCGCGCTTCATAACACAGCCACCACTGGTAATGTTGGTTTTCCAACTTCCTTTGGCGGCTTTACGGCCATAACAAGCAACGTATTTCCCATCAACAATATCGATTCGATAGTCGGTGTAATCGTTTTCAATTACGCGCTCAATATAAAACTGCGGTGCGTTTTGCATCGTGATATACGGTAGCAATAGATCAAGATCACGCTCACTTTCAAGCTTGATGATCCCATTGCCGCCCCAGCCATTCACAGGCTTGCAAATCGCTTTGCCCTGCCAAAAACGCAAGTGCTCTTTTACTTGTTCGATATTGTTTTTATTACACACAATATGATCCGCTGTTGGGATCTGATGCGTTTTAAGCAAATGGGCAGTACGGAACTTATCTTCGGTTAACTCAAACGCCGCATAATTGTTAATTGTGGGAATCATGCTGCTCAACGTTTGGTATAAGTACATTTGAAATGGTCCCTGTTGCCCCGCGTTATACGAGAAAAACAGATCCAAATCTTCCATCACCTGGCCTTTACAAAAAATACTACCGTTATGTGCAGTAGCATCGTTTAAATCCAACCCTGTAATGACGTCAATATTCCTCTCATTCAGCTTTGCGACGATTTTTCGCTCAATTTCTGTCCCACCTGAATTTTGATACATCCATAAACCGACACGATGAGTGGCCATAACATTTTCCTTAAATCACTCGACTTCAAAAATATACGAAAAGGGAATTTCAACATTCCAAAATAGATATTAATATAGTTGCACATCATAGTGTTGCGTAAAATTTTTAACAGTGACCTAGGTGGAAATTCTCATCGACGAATAGCCCGTTGATCGCATTTACATAAAGAAGGAATCAAGCTGTGACGCGTATCGATTTTACGGATTTAAAAACCTTGGTAGACATCAACTCATGGACCCAAAATAAAGCAGGTGTAGATGCCAATGGCGAGTTAATGCAAGGGTGGCTGGAAGCACTCGGGATGACAATGACAGCCTACCCTCGTGAACAGATAGGTGATCACCTACTATTCACCAGCCCATTTGTAGCCAATAAACCTCGGTTGCTCTTGCTTGGTCATATGGATACTGTTTTTCCACCTAATACATTTGAAGGGTTTACCGAAGACGCGGAATGGATATACGGGCCGGGTACCTGTGATATGAAAGGCGGCAATTTTGTTGCGTTAACAGCATTACGCAATGTCTTTAAAGAAAATGGATGCATCACCAATATTGACTTCCTGTTAGTCAGCGACGAGGA harbors:
- the trhO gene encoding oxygen-dependent tRNA uridine(34) hydroxylase TrhO, giving the protein MSQYVVCALYKFVMLNDYKAIRQPLTDLLEANNIRGTLLLASEGINGTVAGKRSSIDALLQWFKQDTRLADVVYKESFTKELPFNRTKVKLKKEIVTMGVEGIDPLNLVGTYVKPSDWNDLISDPEVLLVDTRNDYEVDIGTFKNAVNPNTETFREFPQYVAENLDPTKHKKVAMFCTGGIRCEKSTAYLKEQGFDEVYHLEGGILKYLEEVPQEESMWEGDCYVFDGRVAVNHQLERSDYDVCNACRLPITRADQASEYFEKGVSCPKCVDKHSDEQKARFREREKQVQLSIARGEVHVGGDAAQLIEQRKKAKLAMKAQQRSGQKMK
- a CDS encoding AzlC family ABC transporter permease, with the translated sequence MVQNNTKRNKQSRERKSPFWQGVVAVLPLSIAVIPWGILAGSYAIDAGLSGVEAQAMSAVLFAGSAQLVAAGMFKAGVGIGTMLVTTFFITSRHFLYSVSMRGKISNLPMRWRLILGFWLTDELFAVCGGQPDKAFNPWFAAGAGGSFYLIWNLASFVGIVAGSQFPSLNEVGLEFAVAATFIALVIPQIKSIPLLASVGASLVVSVLLTLMQVDAALMIASIFGMVTGYMCETLLNGNEHQTSSKKRVETQSDGEQK
- a CDS encoding sensor histidine kinase, yielding MKINQSLLRIVLTFIISTILILILGYSLLARSFYLWGLDNSLAMNAIHIEKLINIQGYETVESKLDVIDTDLYPNYQSLPDVIKSNYAPEDFSTQDHYSFEVKDAWYDYPEAAYFIHPAKSANGEMYFIVNVFDDQFLVTEFERIMVESKMPSIGSVAIVAILTFMLIGFSLAQYIARPVSKLHQWAQQLTLKTIADPVPAFGFRELDELAEKIHTNLQNIEKTLSRESQFLQHASHELRTPIAVILSNASLMEHMWHDAPPACQKPLDRINRAGLTMSHLTETLLWLTRNKDYQPKIETFNLSHLTEELVEEHQYLLGGKDVTVELALSSVTQSLPKVMIRIIIANLIRNAMQHTDSGHILIKLEQETLTIVNWGELLTGEKSDGFGLGIKLVKQICTNQGWHYQQDVVHDACTVEVIFTTTKRKA
- a CDS encoding AraC family transcriptional regulator; protein product: MANKKSSKERADYKITDELGGLEILDAEYEKQNFSRHSHEGYTIGVIETGAQRFYRTGGHHVAPQDTIILVNADEVHSGHSATEGGWAYRAMYPLPQQLEQLTKDLYLPNYGAPYFPNAVISDPELANQLRLVFNTLENSDNRLLRETLIYGALVKLMGKHGKSRLYPNFETKAQKQLLLVKEFLDDYPQADVSLDDLAKLAAISPYHLVRSFQKEFGLPPHAYQIQSRLRFARKLLKQGHSISDTAQECGFHDQSHFHRHFKKANGYTPGQYIKRR
- a CDS encoding RICIN domain-containing protein; amino-acid sequence: MKTVMALGSFSLLFASSSFAQNMSNEEIQSILTGAISYDERCFVDLSNQDEKPIPIGCDQYIFINSSTVDVQKRKEKTAHLIGVGFEHPYVLIKNPYSQTESVISLFDEIKPDKLLSEIDKPLQSHTSSNTASHRRYARSVNMSGNSSQQNMVTTKYVREEIPFSNTERFNGSQKAVFEYKLDFFSRYPFFHQFGQISPDNKKFVRVSLVKSPGVNFHATGEWPRSWTQDGYAAHQSRYYSYPDYLDQVSISTSLQDSDIELYDFVPKNTDKNLSKFSKTSTVDINIGISIPKVPIKSVGVKTSETVTYENGDYMGFDVSNGTQSFNITYRNKRYGSHITDYKGYCNLLKNTENWCWNYASSSYDDPLDLSKLEGTPYSNGFVPVFSSTYASPYYKTGLSTLNIKATVTGMNVLGYSYWAAGRLYYHGSQAGYNPYDKKFRLHQYSKSTQFTVDWNSSIFSGAQPVTLSSLKGSDRQSQCLTVKPDNFVSLSDCKKEDTRQLFYYTPNNKKYVYAKDINKCLSTQQEQLSIADCSRTTNNNNLIWQWYDETRNFSLLYTQGINGLKVLQPTEDGSQINVSQIESAEAASNDNLFDSRLGDFNVGG
- a CDS encoding AzlD domain-containing protein; this translates as MIMLSILAMTAIVFFSRYVFLEPRVPLKLNKHALRLLSYSSPAILTAIWAPIIFLPKGELSVSLTNPYLLAAVITALLVWKTSNVLLSIILSMGAFLFFNLYLLR